From Verrucomicrobiia bacterium, the proteins below share one genomic window:
- the thiE gene encoding thiamine phosphate synthase, which translates to MKPLQECRLYAFVDTSYLHGRRPQQIAAQLCAGGADLIQLRAKGASKDEVRQMAEAILPVTRRANVGLIINDHLDIAIETGADGCHLGQEDFFGGGHTRVSELFAGQAGKSFPNSKVRIGLSTHSPGQALEAHGAGADYLGIGPVYSTGTKPQAKPVTLQYVRWAAGHLLATIPWFAIGGIDLGNLDDVLAAGATRICVVSAILNAEDLTAACRAFKERLCFPKL; encoded by the coding sequence ATGAAACCGCTCCAGGAATGCAGGCTTTATGCGTTTGTTGATACGAGCTACCTCCATGGCCGGAGGCCCCAACAAATCGCCGCGCAGCTTTGCGCAGGGGGCGCCGACCTGATTCAGTTGCGGGCCAAAGGGGCTTCCAAAGATGAAGTCCGGCAGATGGCCGAGGCGATTCTGCCCGTGACCCGCCGGGCGAATGTGGGTCTTATCATCAACGATCACCTCGATATAGCGATTGAAACCGGGGCGGATGGTTGTCACCTGGGCCAGGAGGATTTCTTCGGGGGGGGCCACACCCGGGTTTCTGAATTATTTGCCGGGCAAGCGGGCAAATCGTTTCCGAACTCCAAGGTGCGCATCGGCCTGAGCACCCATTCGCCCGGACAGGCGCTCGAGGCGCATGGTGCAGGGGCGGATTATTTAGGGATCGGGCCGGTCTATTCCACCGGGACCAAGCCGCAGGCCAAACCTGTCACGCTCCAATACGTCCGCTGGGCTGCAGGGCATTTACTGGCAACCATTCCCTGGTTCGCCATTGGGGGAATCGATTTAGGCAACCTCGATGACGTGCTGGCGGCGGGAGCGACACGGATTTGTGTGGTGTCCGCAATCCTGAACGCTGAAGATTTGACAGCGGCCTGCCGGGCCTTTAAAGAGCGGTTGTGTTTTCCTAAACTTTAG
- a CDS encoding DUF2851 family protein, with the protein MIGPVRLMLDNFYAEARVRCGAVLVLQEDAQSPPERLLQRIWQHQRLLRDQLKTLDGQPLRILHPGFHNVESGPDFRGAVVQFGDEPARSGDVELDLRANGWHAHGHDRNPAFANVILHVVWDADPPAGPSSGRPVLLLRQVLDAPLGELSLWLGGEASSGLPEQWRGRCCAPLGGLKPAEQLELLHQAAQVRLRSKAAQFQARARQEGWEQALWEGLFRGLGYKHNVWPMQRLAELRPRWGLIAGEEAGRLGRDRVSGRGGGGGEGGNPGRAQVMQARLLGLSGLLPVELKGGQAGTDRYVRGLWDSWWRERDGFAEAILPRGLWHLHGMRPANHPQRRLALASGWAAGGCVASRLEGWCAQEGPERAVGQKLHELLELAPDEFWSYHWTLSSRRLRKAQPLLGASRVTDLAVNVVLPWLWARALEGKAGGVQEGLEGRFMRWRAAQDNSVLRLARERLLGGAGLQSLPGAAAQQGLMQIVRDFCEHSNAVCDNCKLPALVKEMFAGKGKRD; encoded by the coding sequence ATGATTGGCCCGGTGAGGCTGATGCTGGACAACTTTTACGCCGAGGCCCGCGTGCGGTGTGGCGCGGTGCTCGTGCTGCAGGAGGACGCCCAATCCCCGCCGGAGCGGCTCTTGCAAAGGATTTGGCAACATCAACGTTTGCTGCGCGATCAATTGAAGACCTTGGACGGCCAGCCGCTGCGCATTCTTCATCCGGGCTTTCATAACGTCGAGAGCGGGCCGGATTTCCGTGGAGCGGTGGTGCAGTTTGGGGACGAGCCAGCCCGTTCGGGCGATGTCGAGTTGGATTTGCGCGCAAATGGGTGGCATGCGCATGGCCATGACCGCAACCCGGCTTTCGCAAATGTAATTCTGCATGTGGTATGGGACGCCGACCCGCCCGCAGGCCCCAGTAGCGGTCGGCCAGTATTGCTGCTGCGCCAGGTCCTGGATGCTCCTCTAGGCGAGCTGAGCTTGTGGCTGGGCGGAGAGGCCAGTTCGGGGCTGCCGGAGCAATGGCGTGGCCGTTGTTGCGCGCCTTTGGGGGGATTGAAGCCGGCCGAGCAACTCGAACTGCTGCACCAGGCGGCCCAGGTGCGGCTGCGGAGCAAGGCGGCGCAATTCCAGGCGCGAGCGAGGCAGGAGGGCTGGGAACAAGCGCTCTGGGAGGGGCTGTTTCGAGGGCTGGGGTACAAGCATAATGTGTGGCCGATGCAACGGCTGGCGGAGCTGCGCCCACGCTGGGGGTTGATTGCGGGTGAGGAAGCAGGCCGCCTGGGGCGGGACCGGGTTTCGGGCAGGGGCGGAGGAGGCGGAGAGGGCGGCAATCCGGGCAGGGCACAGGTGATGCAGGCGCGTCTGCTGGGTTTGAGCGGGTTATTGCCGGTGGAGTTAAAGGGTGGCCAGGCAGGCACGGACCGATATGTGCGCGGGCTTTGGGACAGTTGGTGGCGTGAACGGGATGGGTTTGCCGAGGCGATTCTGCCGCGGGGGTTGTGGCATTTGCACGGGATGCGTCCGGCGAATCATCCGCAACGTCGGCTGGCCTTGGCGTCGGGGTGGGCGGCGGGGGGATGTGTGGCGTCGAGGCTGGAGGGATGGTGCGCGCAAGAGGGGCCGGAGAGGGCGGTGGGGCAAAAGCTGCACGAGTTGCTGGAGTTGGCCCCGGACGAGTTTTGGTCGTATCATTGGACGCTGAGTTCGCGGCGACTCAGGAAGGCCCAGCCGCTGCTGGGGGCGAGTCGGGTAACGGACCTGGCGGTGAATGTGGTATTGCCGTGGCTGTGGGCGCGGGCGTTGGAAGGCAAAGCGGGCGGGGTACAGGAGGGGCTGGAGGGGCGGTTTATGCGGTGGCGGGCGGCGCAGGACAATTCGGTGCTGCGTCTGGCGCGTGAGCGGCTTTTAGGGGGCGCGGGGCTGCAGTCGTTGCCGGGGGCGGCGGCGCAGCAGGGGTTGATGCAAATTGTGCGGGATTTTTGCGAGCACTCGAACGCGGTGTGCGACAATTGCAAGCTGCCGGCGCTGGTGAAGGAGATGTTTGCAGGGAAAGGGAAAAGGGATTGA
- a CDS encoding ATP-binding cassette domain-containing protein produces the protein MNDELMIEVANLTKRYAGQTAVSNISFTVRRGEVVGLLGPNGAGKSTTMRILSCYLPATSGTVRVAGLDVFHHSNEVRRRIGYMPENNPLHADMRVREYLKFRARLKGLDVKSSRRRVDCVMEQCSLTEVSRRIIGQLSKGYRQRVGLADALVHEPELIILDEPTIGLDPHQIRSVRQLIKGLAQAHTVLISTHILPEAEMTCNRMVIMYEGKILAADTPENLQRLMSSNSQVLAEIAAPLADLRQCWLEMPEIEQFDVSAAEGDFFRCALTPRNGLDLRPRVFALARERGWPLRELTRKSHSLEDIYLQVTRPDEEDH, from the coding sequence ATGAACGATGAATTGATGATCGAAGTGGCGAACCTGACCAAACGGTATGCCGGTCAAACCGCTGTGTCGAACATCTCGTTTACGGTCAGGCGCGGAGAAGTTGTAGGCCTGCTGGGCCCCAATGGGGCCGGCAAGAGCACCACCATGCGCATCCTCTCCTGCTACCTCCCTGCCACCTCCGGCACCGTGCGCGTCGCCGGACTCGATGTCTTTCACCACTCCAACGAAGTGCGCCGCCGCATCGGTTACATGCCCGAAAACAACCCGCTCCATGCCGACATGCGCGTGCGCGAATACCTCAAGTTCAGGGCCCGTCTCAAGGGGCTGGACGTCAAGTCCTCCCGGCGCCGCGTCGATTGTGTCATGGAACAATGCAGCCTCACCGAGGTCTCGCGCCGCATCATCGGCCAGCTCTCCAAAGGCTACCGCCAGCGCGTCGGCCTGGCCGATGCCCTCGTCCATGAACCCGAACTCATCATCCTCGATGAACCCACTATCGGCCTGGACCCGCACCAAATCCGCTCCGTGCGCCAGCTCATCAAGGGCCTCGCCCAGGCCCATACCGTCCTCATCTCCACCCACATCCTGCCCGAGGCCGAAATGACCTGCAACCGCATGGTCATCATGTATGAAGGCAAAATCCTCGCCGCCGACACCCCCGAAAACCTCCAGCGCCTCATGAGCAGCAACAGCCAGGTCCTCGCCGAAATCGCCGCCCCCCTGGCCGACCTCCGCCAATGCTGGCTCGAAATGCCCGAAATCGAACAATTTGATGTCTCCGCCGCCGAGGGCGATTTCTTCCGCTGCGCCCTCACCCCGCGCAACGGCTTGGACCTGCGCCCCCGCGTCTTTGCCCTCGCCCGCGAACGCGGCTGGCCCCTCCGCGAACTGACCCGCAAAAGCCATTCCCTCGAAGACATCTACCTCCAGGTCACTCGCCCCGACGAGGAGGACCACTGA
- a CDS encoding ABC transporter permease, protein MQAFCTLTRRELAGYFFSITGYLIIAASVFLLGLSFVVLLVNLQQEPTTMPITEVFYITPFFWLILLLATPVITMRLFALEKFTGTFETLMTTPVSDLQVVLAKFTAGIVFFLLMWLPLLLCLLVVRHYTSDPAALDPGTLASTFLGIVLLGCLFVSLGLCASALTRSQVAAAMISLVFGGSLFLVSVLASHIPLQATWQTQVLSSLNFFDQMHDFARGVIDSRPVVLYVSLTLFFLFLTLRVVESRRWK, encoded by the coding sequence ATGCAGGCCTTTTGCACCCTCACACGCCGCGAGTTGGCCGGTTATTTCTTTTCCATCACCGGCTACCTCATTATCGCCGCCTCTGTCTTCCTCCTGGGCCTGAGCTTTGTCGTCCTCCTGGTCAACCTCCAGCAGGAACCCACCACCATGCCCATCACCGAGGTCTTTTATATCACTCCCTTCTTTTGGCTCATCCTCCTCCTGGCCACCCCGGTCATTACCATGCGCCTCTTTGCCCTGGAAAAGTTTACCGGCACGTTCGAAACCCTCATGACTACCCCCGTCAGCGATCTCCAGGTCGTTCTGGCCAAGTTCACCGCCGGCATCGTCTTCTTCCTCCTGATGTGGCTCCCCCTCCTCCTCTGCCTCCTCGTCGTGCGCCATTATACCTCCGACCCCGCCGCTCTGGACCCCGGCACCCTCGCCAGCACGTTCCTGGGCATCGTCTTGTTGGGCTGCCTCTTTGTTTCCCTCGGCCTCTGCGCCTCCGCTCTCACCCGCAGCCAGGTCGCCGCCGCCATGATTTCCCTCGTCTTCGGCGGCAGCCTCTTTCTCGTCAGTGTCCTGGCCTCCCATATCCCCCTCCAGGCCACCTGGCAAACTCAGGTCCTGTCATCCTTGAACTTTTTCGACCAAATGCACGACTTCGCCCGCGGTGTCATCGATAGCCGGCCCGTCGTGCTCTATGTCTCCCTGACGCTTTTTTTCCTGTTCCTGACCCTCCGCGTAGTCGAGAGCCGCCGCTGGAAATAG